The DNA sequence TCGAGCGAAGTCGCTCGATGTTCGTAACCGGTTGACGGCGGGCAGCATTTACGCAGCTAGGCGTGCGCGGCCCTTACGACGGCGGGAGGCAAGAACTGCACGACCCGCACGGGTGGCCATACGCTTACGGAAGCCGTGGACTTTCGCACGACGGCGGTTATTCGGCTGGAACGTACGCTTGGTAGACATG is a window from the Arcanobacterium buesumense genome containing:
- the rpmH gene encoding 50S ribosomal protein L34 — its product is MSTKRTFQPNNRRRAKVHGFRKRMATRAGRAVLASRRRKGRARLAA